The Funiculus sociatus GB2-C1 region CTACAACAGTCCCACTTTTTCCGGTCAGAATATTACAATGCGCGCAGACAACGACGCGGAAGTTGCAGGATTAACTATCACTAACCCTAATCCGAGAGGAACTGGGCTGTGGATTGAATCTAGTAATGCAAAAGTGAGTAATAACACCTTTTCCAACAGCAGGCGGGAGGGGGTTCTCGTCACGGGTACTGCTAATCCCAAGATTGAAGCAAACGTCTTTACCAGGAACGAGGGAAATGGTCTTTCTGTTGCCAAGACAGCGACAGGCGAGATCCGCAACAATCTGTTTCAGGAGACTGGTAGTGGTATTGTGGTCACTGAGACGGCATCACCTTTGATCGTAGAAAACCGCATCATCCAAAACGTTGATGGGGTGGTTGCCTCTAACTCAGCGGCTCCTGTGCTGCGTAGTAACATAATTGAGGCAAATACGAGCTATGGAGTGGTGGCAACCGGGACTGCACAACCTAATCTAGGTACTGCTGACAGTCCGGGGCAAAATCGCATACGTAATAACACCAGGTTTGATGTTGCGAACATTACCCGTACCAATACGATACTGGCAGTTGGCAACGATATTGATGCTAAGAAGATTTCTGGCCGCGTAGACTTTGTAGCAACATCAGTTCCAGGCGGTGGCTTTGCTGATATTCAAGGTAACTGGGCGCAAGCATATATTCAAGCCTTGGTAGCTAAAGATATTATTGCTGGTTTCCCAGATGGCACTTTCCGCCCTAACCAACCTGTGACACGCGCTCAGTTTGCGGCTATTATCAATAAGGCATTTGCCCCAACACAAACACAGTCGGCTATTAATTTTACCGACGTTAGCCGGAATTATTGGGCTTATCAGGCTATCCAAACAGCTTCTCAGGGCGGTTTTCTATCGGGGTATCCGGGTCCTGTATTTCGACCGGAACAGCGTATCCCCAGAGTTCAGGTTTTGGTTTCTCTAGCGAGTGGTCTGAAGCTGCGCTCTGATAATACTAATGTGTTGTCGGTGTTTAGCGATCGCTCTCAAATTCCGACTTGGGCAAGCACTGCGATCGCAGGGGCGACTCAACAACAGTTGGTAGTAAATTATCCTACCCTAGCTCAGCTTAATCCTAGTCGCGATGCTACCCGCGCTGAAGTGGCGGCATTTGTCTATCAGGCGCTAGTTAATGCTGGCAAGGCTGAGGCTATTGCTTCACCTTATCTAGTCCAGGCTCCTTAAGATGCTGAAAGCGCCAGTTTTCCTAATGCTGGATGCTGGCGCTCTACATTAAATGAGTGTTATAATATAATTTACCTATCAGCAATTAGCTGAAAAGTAAATGCGGGTGTAGTTCAGTGGTAGAACGTCAGCTTCCCATGCTGAATGTCGTCGGTTCGAGTCCGATCACCCGCTTTTGTATATGCGATCGCCTTTTGCTTCATGAGTGCGATCGCTCATTCATTCCCTCCCAACTTTTCCTGTAAAGCTTGCCACGCCTCAATCTGTTGCTGTAACTGCTGTTCGGGCGATCGCATGAAAGCCTCCTGAGTGCGATCACGCCTGACACGATAACCTCTCCAACCAGAAGATACAATAAAATCGACCATCGCCAGAGGTGAACGCGATGCCCCCACTACTTGACAAAACAACCGATCAACGCATTGTCCATCATGGAACTTGGGAACAGTTCAAGTTCATCCAGAAGGGCTTTGATGGTTCTCCTGGGATGCGGCTGTTTTACTATGACGAGACGATCGAGATTCTTATGCCAGGACAAGACCACGAAGCCTTTGCTCGCGTCATTTTTTACTTAGTGACTACCTTTCTGGTTGAACAGGGAATCTTCTTCAAGCCTACAGGAGCAATGACTCAGGAAAAAGAAGGCGTTGTCTCGGTTCAGGCGGACGAGTCATACTGCATTGGGAGTGTGAAGGCGATTCCCGATTTGTCGATTGAAGTGGTTTTTACCAGTGGAGGCATTAGCAAGTTAGAACGCTACAAAGCTTTGGGTGTATTAGAAGTTTGGTTTTGGGAAGATGGATCGCTTAAGCTGTATCATCTTCAAGACGGTAGTTATGAACCCATCGATCGCAGCCAGCTACCCGGACTCAATGACCTGGATCTTGATTTATTGAAACGCTGCATCTTGATGGCGGAGACTGACGCTGGAGAAGCGATTAGAGCGTTCCGTCGAGAGATTTAGGGCGATACAAAGTCA contains the following coding sequences:
- a CDS encoding Uma2 family endonuclease translates to MPPLLDKTTDQRIVHHGTWEQFKFIQKGFDGSPGMRLFYYDETIEILMPGQDHEAFARVIFYLVTTFLVEQGIFFKPTGAMTQEKEGVVSVQADESYCIGSVKAIPDLSIEVVFTSGGISKLERYKALGVLEVWFWEDGSLKLYHLQDGSYEPIDRSQLPGLNDLDLDLLKRCILMAETDAGEAIRAFRREI
- a CDS encoding DUF1565 domain-containing protein, producing MIYKGSHRNSSQLKSVNLRHSKVGTVIGTSLFSALLLWSGGVMAFPATALIEPSTSIAQVPAGATVVYVNQSTGNDSTSAGSQTTPYRTISYALQQASSGTVVQLAPGSYTADTGEVFPLVVKKGVILRGDPATKGQTVAIIGGGGYNSPTFSGQNITMRADNDAEVAGLTITNPNPRGTGLWIESSNAKVSNNTFSNSRREGVLVTGTANPKIEANVFTRNEGNGLSVAKTATGEIRNNLFQETGSGIVVTETASPLIVENRIIQNVDGVVASNSAAPVLRSNIIEANTSYGVVATGTAQPNLGTADSPGQNRIRNNTRFDVANITRTNTILAVGNDIDAKKISGRVDFVATSVPGGGFADIQGNWAQAYIQALVAKDIIAGFPDGTFRPNQPVTRAQFAAIINKAFAPTQTQSAINFTDVSRNYWAYQAIQTASQGGFLSGYPGPVFRPEQRIPRVQVLVSLASGLKLRSDNTNVLSVFSDRSQIPTWASTAIAGATQQQLVVNYPTLAQLNPSRDATRAEVAAFVYQALVNAGKAEAIASPYLVQAP